In a genomic window of Halalkalicoccus sp. CG83:
- a CDS encoding metal-dependent transcriptional regulator, which produces MNTADQYLKAIYVVQRVENEPAATGALADRLEVSPASVNEMIGKLEERGLVEHEKYKGASLTDEGIARARSALQTYCIIERFLTNVLEVEEFRAEARELESVIDDTVAERLDTIIDREPECPDCFDADTDACGYLEVAAIEPEAEHSAE; this is translated from the coding sequence GTGAACACGGCCGATCAGTACCTCAAGGCGATCTACGTCGTCCAGCGCGTCGAGAACGAGCCGGCGGCCACCGGCGCGCTCGCCGATCGTCTCGAGGTGAGCCCCGCGAGCGTCAACGAGATGATCGGCAAGCTCGAGGAGCGCGGGCTGGTCGAACACGAGAAGTACAAGGGCGCCTCGCTCACCGACGAGGGGATCGCCCGCGCACGCAGCGCGCTCCAGACCTACTGCATCATCGAGCGCTTCCTCACGAACGTCCTCGAGGTCGAGGAGTTCCGCGCGGAGGCTCGCGAACTCGAGAGCGTGATCGACGACACCGTCGCCGAGCGCCTCGACACGATCATCGACCGCGAACCCGAGTGTCCCGACTGTTTCGACGCCGACACCGACGCCTGTGGCTACCTCGAGGTCGCCGCGATCGAGCCCGAGGCCGAACACTCCGCGGAGTAG